The DNA sequence CCGCGCCGCGACTCCGGTTGATGACGCCCAGTCAGCGAAACCGATACAGGTCCCTACTGGCGATGCGGCTGGGCGGCACTGCTGGGTATCGACTGTTCTGCTCGCAGGTGAGGTGGTGGCCCGCATCTGGTTTCCCGGCGCTCCGGGGCCGCTCGACCCCACGGGGGAGCGGGCGATCGAGCACGCGTCTCTGGTCATCTCGCTCGAGATGTTCCGGTTCCAGACCGGCATCGAGGTGGAACACCGGCTGCGGGGCGAGTTGCTCGCCGATGTGCTGGCAGCAGGAGCGAGCGTGCCGGCACAGGTCACCGCCCGGGCCGCGAGACTCGGCCATGATCTGACCCGGACACACGTGGCAATCGTCGCGTCGATCGCCGTGGACGACGATGCGCAGCGAACGCGGGTCTACCGGCGAGCGTTGACCGCAGTGGCCGATGTGGCGCGCTCGAACCAGCCGCGCCCGCTGGCGGCGATGTATCGGGGAATGATCGTGGTGCTGTGGCCGATACCCGAGCCCGATGCCGGAACAGGTGTGGATCAATCTGCTGGACAGACTGATTCGATCGCAGAGTCGGCTGCGGCCGTGCACCGGGCGGTGGCGCGTGTGGCGGGGGGCTCCGAGGCGACGGTAGCCGTGTCCGGCGCGGGGCACCGGACCCATCAGCAGGGCTACCGCGCCGCCCGCGGTGCGTTGGACATCGCGGTGCATGCCGGTCGCGCCGGCGGCGTGGTGACGCTGCCCGCGCTGGGGATCAGCGGGCTGCTGCTGCAGCTGGACGACGCCGACCAGCTACTTGCTTTCGCCGACCGCACGCTCGGGGCCTTGGTGCGCTACGACCAGCTCCACGGCACCGAGCTGATGTCGACCCTGCGAGTGTTGCTGCAACGCAGGATGAATCGGACACTGGCTGCGACCGAACTGCACGTTCACCCCAACACGCTGAAACAGCGCGTCCGCCGGATCGAACAACTGGCCGGGGCGGATCTCGGCGACCCTGCGGCGCTGGCGGAGTTCAGCACTGCCCTCGTTGTCCGCGATGTTGCGACCCAGCAAGTGTCCCGACTGCAGGAATGAGCCCCGTTCCGTGGGTGTATACGCATACTCCCGGTGGCGCCGGGGTACCTCCCCGGTCATGGGACTCACAGTTGCGGTCACAGGGCCGACAGGGGAAATCGGGATATCGGCAGTTACGGCCTTGGAGGCCGATCCGGGGGTGGATCGGATCCTCGGGATGGCACGGCGGGAGTTCGACCCGTCATCGCACGGCTGGACCAAAACCGAGTACCGCCAGGGTGACATCCTCGACCGCGACGCAGTTGACGCCCTGGTCGGTGACGCCGACGTGGTGGTGCACCTCGCGTTCCTCGTCCTGGGTTCGCGCAGCGAAGGGCAGCGCATCAACCTCGCCGGCACCCGCAACGTGTTCGAGGCGACCATTGCGGCCGAGCGCCCCAAACGGATCGTCTACACCTCGTCGGTCGCGGCGTACGGCTATCACTCCGACAACCCTGTGCCGCTGACCGAGGACGTACCCACGCGCGGCTCGAGTGAGCACTACTACTCCGAGCAGAAGGCTGAGGTCGAGAAGGTCATCGCGGAGATCACCAAGGGTTCGACGATCGAGCTCTTCATGCTTCGCCCGTGCATCGTTGCCGGGCCGAAGGCGACAGCCCTGGCAGACGCGATGCCGTGGAACTACATTCCCGAGCCCGTACGTAAAGTGGCCGGCTCGATCCCTTTTGCAAAGGTGCCGTTCCCGGACACCGGGGTGCCCGTGCAACTGGTCCACCACGACGACGTCGCGCGGGCCATCGCCTTGTGCGCGACCACCGATGCGCCTGCCGGTGCCTACAACATCGCCGGTTCGGGAACCGTCTCGCTCTCGGACATCGGCAGGGTCCTCGGTGCCCAACCGGTCAAGGTTCCGTCGTCGTCTATCAATGTGGTCGCGGAGGTGATCAACCGCCTTCCGGTGAAGCCCTCGGACGCCGAGTGGGTGAACATCTTGAAAACGTCGGTGGTGATGGACACCTCCAAGGCACGTGACGTACTCGGCTGGGAGCCCAAGTACTCCGCAGCCGAGACTCTCGCTGACCTGGCGACCGTTCTCGACTGACTGCCATCGGCGGGTCGGTGCGCTCTCACACCCCGCCTGGTGATTGTCTTGTTCGCAGTTGGATGTGTCTTGAGGCAATCTGAGGAGCTGCGGTGGCAGAGGCGAAGTCGGAACCCGTTGTCGAACTGGAGCGCCGGGGTGAGATCGCGCTCGTCTGGCTGAACCGCCCGGATCGGCTCAACGCGTTCACCAGCGAGATGCATCGTCAAATCATCGACGTGTTCGACCAATGTGATGCCGACGATTCGATTCGGGCAGTGGTGATCACCGGGCGGGGGAGGGCGTTCTGTGCGGGCGCCGACCTGGGTGGCGGTGGTGACACCTTTGTTCTCGATGACGGGGGTACCGGCGAGGCCCCGCCGGATGAGGGTGGACGGGTGAGTTTGCGTATCTATCGGTCCACCAAGCCTGTGGTCGCGGCCATCAACGGCCCGGCGGCCGGTGTCGGAGTGACGATGAGTTTGCCGGCGGACATTCGAATCGCTTCGGAGACAGCCAAATTCGGCTTTGTGTTCGTCCGTCGCGGTTTGGTGCCCGAAGCCTGTTCGAACTGGTTCCTGCCCCGCATCGTGGGTATCTCAACAGCTTTGGAGTGGGCGATGGGCGGCAAGATGGTCTCGGCCGCAGAGGCACTGGAACGCGGGCTGGTCCGTGAAGTGGTGCCAGTGGATCAAGTCTTGGACCGGGCCATCGAGGTCGCGACAAATCTGGTCACGGGTACCGCTCCTGTCTCGGTGGCGCTGACTCGTCAGTTGATGTGGGCGATGCTAGGTGCGGACAGCCCAGAGGTCGCTCATCGCGCCGAGTCGACGGCGATCTTTGTTCGCGGTACCTCCGACGACGTTCGCGAGGGCGTGAACTCATTTCTCGAGAAGCGTGCGCCGGAGTTCCCGATGAAAGTGTCCGACGGACTGCCGGATCTCCTCGGGTGAGCCACTCACGATGGGTCGATGATCATCAGTGCTGCGTGGAGCGACGTGCGCGACTCGGCGTCGTTGAGGTCGACACCGAGTAGTCGCGACAGCGTGTCCAGGCGGGCATAGAGGGTGGGCCGCGAAAGCCTCATCGATTTGGCGAGCTCGGCTTTGTTGCCGCCGAGGTCGAGGTAGCGACGCAGTAGCGCGAACAGTTCGTCACCATGTTTGGCGCGGTGTTCGAGCAGTCCCCGCAATTCCGTTTCAGCGAAAGCTTGCACGCGCGGATCGTCGCGGATCAAGGCGACCAGTCCACGAAGGCGGGTGTCGGATGATCGATGGAACGGGCGGTCGTCGGGGAGGGCGAGGGCAACGTCGGCAACGTGGCCGGATTCGTCGAATCCCTGTGACGCATCGGTGATCTGAGTTGACTCGGGGCCGACTCCGATCGCGCATCTCGTCACGCCTTCGACCCGCATGATGGTCTGCCGGATCGCGACGCACACGTTGGTCAACTCTCCGAGACCCTGGGCGGCTGAAGCGGTGTGTCGCTGGGCCAGCAGCACGTCGATACGTCGCCCGCCCTCAGATGCCGTGGTGAGCGCGGTGTGCCGTTCGATCTTGATCGTATGCGTGACCGAGTCGAGGATGCGGGCTCGGCGTTGCTGCACCAGCACCTGATCGGCGCCACCGGCATCACGGAGTCGTATGGTCATTGCGATGTACGCGGGGGCGCGTCGAAGCCCCAGCGCGAACGCCCTGGCCGTTGCCTCTGCCTCGGTGCGAATGCGGTTGTGCCGCAGGTCGTCTATCAGGCCGCCCTGCGCACGAAGTTCTAGCGAGCTGCGGTCTTGTTCGGTCATCCGGTTGAGGGCGATGGCCTGAGCGGCTCGTTCGACGATCACAACCGACCGGTTGTCGGCGTCGTGCGTCTGCGGCGCGATCAACCGGCCCCAGGTCTGTGGATGCGCGCCCACGGGCCGGGCCAGCCAAGCGTCGGGGTCGGCGTCGCGTTGGGCGCCGACCTCAGGGGTCAGGCGGGATCGACGGTCCCAGTCGGCCAACAGTGTTGCGGGCTCGGTGCCGGAGAAGGCGACAACCTGCCGGTTCAGATCTTCGAGCACCACTGGTGACCCGAGCATGTGCGCCGCAGCCGTAACGATTTCGTCGACAGTCGCACGACGCATGCTGAGATCGGTGAAGGTCTCGTGAGCGCTGCGGGCGAACTCCAGTTCACCGTATTGATCGGCGACGATGGTGCGATGCACCTGCTCGGTGAGCTGCACGAACCGGATCTGCCGGTGCAGGGCGATGACAGGGAAGGCGAGTGAATGTCCCGCCTCGATGACTGATCTCGGCACCTCGTCGACGTGGACGCCCAGCTCGATGATCAGTCCGACGGCGCCCGCCGCAACCAGCCCGTGCAGGTAGGTGTCCCGCGTAGGCGTGTCGGTCAGCGCGCGGCCGGTGGTGAGTACCAGCTCGCCGCCCTCGAGCAGATCGGACAGGTCGGCGAGGTCGCTGACGTGCACCCAGCGGACCGGCACATCAAGGGAGCCGTCGGAGATCAGTTCGGGCTGCCCGGCTTGCACCACCGGGAGTGCGAGGATGTCCGCGACGGTTGGCTGCATTGACATAGTGTAAGGCAATCGCAGTTAAAAGATACATACTGTCGGACTCGTAGGGGCTGGTCAGCGTGGATGCTGGAACCAGAGAAGTCCCTTTGACGATAGGACCCCCGTGACGCAGACCGTTGCCGACAAACCCGCCACCACCGCGTCGACCATCGGCCATTGGAGTGGGGGCCAAGCCTTCGCCGGCGCGGCCGACCGCACTGCCCCGGTCACCAATCCCGCGACCGGTGAGGTCACCGGGAACGTGGCATTGGCGGATGTCGCCGACGCCCGTGCGGTGATCTATTCGGCGCGAGCGGCATTTCCGGACTGGCGGGACACATCACTGGCCAAGCGCACGTCGGTGCTCTTCGCCTTCCGTGAGCTGCTGAACTCGCGCAAGGGCGAGCTGGCCGAGATCATCACCGCCGAGCACGGCAAGGTGGTCAGTGATGCGCTCGGCGAGATCAGCCGTGGCCAGGA is a window from the Williamsia sp. DF01-3 genome containing:
- a CDS encoding GAF domain-containing protein; this encodes MTTAPGKPSTELVMWLRGLRELSSAATSAADLREVLGLVASTARALLGFDFCGVLTPNDAATELVITGWSGLSEEYVNRVNADHPIGLDSTSPSARAFHTGEPVHIRDITAEPGFTPWGWPAREQGYRAIVAVPLIAQDEVIGTLNGYYQPIHTFTTAEVERLGLLANHAAIAVTSARRLDELRNLNESLRAQRDLLTRSEQIHEQLFAVTLRSGGIDGVAQVLTGLIARPVLVEDAQGNVLATAGEVSGLPDAHSRAATPVDDAQSAKPIQVPTGDAAGRHCWVSTVLLAGEVVARIWFPGAPGPLDPTGERAIEHASLVISLEMFRFQTGIEVEHRLRGELLADVLAAGASVPAQVTARAARLGHDLTRTHVAIVASIAVDDDAQRTRVYRRALTAVADVARSNQPRPLAAMYRGMIVVLWPIPEPDAGTGVDQSAGQTDSIAESAAAVHRAVARVAGGSEATVAVSGAGHRTHQQGYRAARGALDIAVHAGRAGGVVTLPALGISGLLLQLDDADQLLAFADRTLGALVRYDQLHGTELMSTLRVLLQRRMNRTLAATELHVHPNTLKQRVRRIEQLAGADLGDPAALAEFSTALVVRDVATQQVSRLQE
- a CDS encoding SDR family oxidoreductase, with product MGLTVAVTGPTGEIGISAVTALEADPGVDRILGMARREFDPSSHGWTKTEYRQGDILDRDAVDALVGDADVVVHLAFLVLGSRSEGQRINLAGTRNVFEATIAAERPKRIVYTSSVAAYGYHSDNPVPLTEDVPTRGSSEHYYSEQKAEVEKVIAEITKGSTIELFMLRPCIVAGPKATALADAMPWNYIPEPVRKVAGSIPFAKVPFPDTGVPVQLVHHDDVARAIALCATTDAPAGAYNIAGSGTVSLSDIGRVLGAQPVKVPSSSINVVAEVINRLPVKPSDAEWVNILKTSVVMDTSKARDVLGWEPKYSAAETLADLATVLD
- a CDS encoding enoyl-CoA hydratase-related protein codes for the protein MAEAKSEPVVELERRGEIALVWLNRPDRLNAFTSEMHRQIIDVFDQCDADDSIRAVVITGRGRAFCAGADLGGGGDTFVLDDGGTGEAPPDEGGRVSLRIYRSTKPVVAAINGPAAGVGVTMSLPADIRIASETAKFGFVFVRRGLVPEACSNWFLPRIVGISTALEWAMGGKMVSAAEALERGLVREVVPVDQVLDRAIEVATNLVTGTAPVSVALTRQLMWAMLGADSPEVAHRAESTAIFVRGTSDDVREGVNSFLEKRAPEFPMKVSDGLPDLLG
- a CDS encoding PucR family transcriptional regulator; the encoded protein is MQPTVADILALPVVQAGQPELISDGSLDVPVRWVHVSDLADLSDLLEGGELVLTTGRALTDTPTRDTYLHGLVAAGAVGLIIELGVHVDEVPRSVIEAGHSLAFPVIALHRQIRFVQLTEQVHRTIVADQYGELEFARSAHETFTDLSMRRATVDEIVTAAAHMLGSPVVLEDLNRQVVAFSGTEPATLLADWDRRSRLTPEVGAQRDADPDAWLARPVGAHPQTWGRLIAPQTHDADNRSVVIVERAAQAIALNRMTEQDRSSLELRAQGGLIDDLRHNRIRTEAEATARAFALGLRRAPAYIAMTIRLRDAGGADQVLVQQRRARILDSVTHTIKIERHTALTTASEGGRRIDVLLAQRHTASAAQGLGELTNVCVAIRQTIMRVEGVTRCAIGVGPESTQITDASQGFDESGHVADVALALPDDRPFHRSSDTRLRGLVALIRDDPRVQAFAETELRGLLEHRAKHGDELFALLRRYLDLGGNKAELAKSMRLSRPTLYARLDTLSRLLGVDLNDAESRTSLHAALMIIDPS